CAACCCTGGGAAGCAAGTCATAACAATAGCCGTCACCCTGTTGAGGCCCCCGATGTAGTGATTGAGGCATTTGGGTGCGATCTTCCCGATCGCTACCTTGCAGGCCTACTGATTGCCCCCAAAAAACCCATCATCATTAATTTGGAGTATTTAACTGCAGAGCCCTGGATAGTGGACTTTCATATGAAAGCATCCCCGCAGGCACACGGTATTCCGAAGTACTTTTTCTTTCCAGGCTTTCAGGTTAATGCGGGTGGCATTTTGATTGACCCCATTCCCTTAGAGTCATTACTAACTGAGCAATTGATTCCCGAGAGCCTCAGGACAAGCTGGAAGCTATTGCGACCCAATGCAAAACGCATTAGTGTTTTTTGCTACCCAGGTGTACCGCTCCTGAAATGGTTGGAAGATCTAGCGACATTAGATGAAAACTTCGACATTGTCCTGACTCATGGCCAACTTGAGCAATTGCAGTTCAGCTCAGGTCAACCAAGCAAGGCGCTTGTTCTTCCTGAATCCATTCAGTTAATCTCCATTCCCTTTGTTTCTCAAGATGAATACGATTGGGCTCTCTCTCAATGCGACTTCAATATTGTTCGGGGCGAGGATTCTTTTGTCCGAGCGCAGTTGGCTGGCAAGCCCTTCATCTGGCATATTTACCCCCAAGAAGATCGCGCCCATGAAAACAAGTTGGCTGCATTTTTAGACCTCTATCTTGAAGACGCATCACAAGAGCTTAAACACGCCGTCATTGCAGCAATGACTTGGGCAATGCCCAGCAAGTGGTATGAATCAATTGATGAATGGAGCACCCATTCCAAGGCTTGGCGAGCAGATTTACTTGAAAAACAAGCCGATGGTGGCCTGGCTGCCCGTCTAATGAGCTTTGTAGCCTGATCTTGGGCGCAATACGCCTGCGGGCGGTTACAATCTTGTTTTTGATAAAACCGCAGAAAATCAGCTCTGCACCCAGGAATAGCAAGATGAAAACAGCACAAGAACTCCGCGTTGGTAACGTAGTAATGATCGGCACTGATGCCATGGTCGTTTTAAAAGCAGAATACAGCCGCTCAGGCCGCAACTCTTCTGTTGTAAAAATGAAATTTAAGAACTTGTTAACTGGTGCGCCTAATGAAGGCGTATTTAAAGCAGATGACAAGTTTGATGTGGTGATCTTGGATAAGAAAGATTGCACCTACTCTTACTTCGCAGATCCAATGTATGTATTTATGGACACCGAGTACAACCAATATGAAGTGGAAGCTGAATTCATGGGTGATGCACTGCATTACCTAGAAGAAAGCATGCCTTGCGAAGTCGTATTCTACGAAGGTAAAGCACTCTCAGTAGCCATGCCAAACTCTTTGGTTCGTGAAATCATTTATACAGAGCCAGCAGTTAAAGGCGATACCAGCTCAGGCAAAGTATTGAAGAATGCAAAATTGGCTACCGGCTATGAATTGCAAGTGCCATTGTTCTGTAACACCGGCGACAAGATCGAGATCGATACGCGTACTGGTGAATATCGTAGCCGCGCTAACTAATTAGCTCGCTCGATAAGCAAAAGCCCGGTACGCCGGGCTTTTTTATTGCCTAGGTAATAAGCTTTAGCTGCTTGAGTAAGCCTTTGGCATGCTGGTATTGAGCCTCATCTTGCAGCTCAGCCCAGGCAGGAGCTGTAGCAGTTGGCATCAAGCGATTTAATCGAATTGCCGATTCCGCTTGCTTTGCTTTAGAGACTTTCAATTGACTGAGCAATTGATCTGCAAGGTCTGGGCGATTGCAGATTAATACTGCATCGCATCCTGCCTCAAGTGCCATATCAGCACCCTTGACCACAGAACCGGCAACACTGGCGCCCTCCATAGAAAGGTCATCGCTAAAGATCACACCTTCAAAGCCCAACTCTTGACGCAAAATGGAATGCAACCAAACCTTAGAGAATCCTGCAGGATTTTTATCTACTTTCGGATAAATCACATGCGCTGGCATTACTGCAGTCAAACTCAGATCTAACCACTCATAAGGCTTAGCATCGTCATTCAGAATGATCTCTAATGGACGCTCATCAACTGGAATGGCCACATGAGAATCCGCCTCTGCCCAGCCATGACCCGGAAAATGCTTTCCGCAATTTGCCATACCCGCAAGTCGCAGGCCTTCGTTCAAACTCTTCGCCAATGCGAAAGTGATTTGTGGATCACGACTAAAGGCGCGATCGCCGATTACACCGCTGCGACCAAAGTCTAAATCCAGGACGGGAGTAAAGCTAAAGTCCACGCCGCAAGCTCTTAACTCGGCAGCGAGGATATATCCACAGGCGGTAGCTGCAGCCATAGCGATGGCGGCTGATTCAGCGGCGTGTTTTGATTTATCTGTTGATTTATTTTTAGCCCCCCAAAGCTCACCAAGCTTGCGCATAGCAGGCAAATGGGTAAAGCCATCAGTCCTGCAGCGCTGCACACGTCCACCCTCATGATCAATCGAGATTAATACATCGGAACGGAGTTTTTTAATTTCTGCAGTGAGTTTGGCGAGCTGCTTGCGATTAGCAAAGTTTCTGCCAAACAAAATCACGCCACCGGTAAGGGGGTGCAAGATGCGACGACGATCCTCTGCATTTAACTCGAGACCAACAACATCTAAAGTAACTGGGCCTGGCTTCATGGTCGACTTAGTCATACATTCCTCGAAATTTTTAGTTTTATCTACTTTTGAGAGTTGTTTTATTTTTGAACTACGATGACATGGGCTATTGCCATGTCTTGCTCATCACTAACAGTGACCTGAGCTTCCCAGTTTTTTTCCAGCATAAATTGCGCAAGCGCTCCCAGATAGGAGGTAACCGGCTTGCCGCTAGGCTCATTCAATGTTTGGAGAGATCTCCAGGTCATTGGCATTCTCATGCCCAGGCCAATGGCTTTGGAGAAAGCCTCTTTTGCAGCAAAGCGCGTTGCTAAGAAGGCAATGCCCCGTTTATGGTTTCTGGCTAAGCGATGTTTAAAAACCAACATCTCATCTGGGCCCAAGATTTTTTCAGCAAGGCGACCATTGGTACGATCGTAAGCAGCTTGAAGTCGCTCGATCTGCAAGATGTCTGTACCTATGCCAATGATCATGTGATATTAAATATTTTAAGTGTGTGTCCTACCCTGAATCATCAGGGCCTTCATATCCGTAATTGCTTTTTGCCAACCCTTAAAGAGTGCCTCAGCAACAATGGCATGACCAATATTGAGCTCGGATAGCTCGGCAATGCCAGCAACTGGAATTACATTGCCCTCGTGCAAACCATGGCCTGCATTGACACGCAAGCCAATACTTTTTCCAAACTGTGCTGCTGTTCTGATGCGCTCGAGCTCCTGCTTCTGTTGATCACCAGCTAGATGAGCGTAGCGACCAGTATGTAATTCGACTACTGTGGCACCCACATCTTTAGCAGCTTGGATTTGCTGCTCTTCTGGATCAATAAATAGCGAGACTCTGATGCCAGCAGCTTTTAATTGTGTAGTGGCGGCTTTGACTGCTTCAAAGTGACCTACGACATCTAAGCCACCTTCAGTAGTGACCTCTTCACGCTTCTCAGGAACAAGGCAAACATCTTGTGGCTGAACCTGACAGGCAATCTTAATCATCTCTGGAGTGACAGCGCATTCCAGGTTCATACGCGTCTGAATCAAAGGACGAAGCGCCAATAAATCTGCATCTTTAATATGGCGACGATCTTCGCGTAAATGTAAGGTAATCAAATCAGCGCCAGCCTCTTCAGCCAAGCGAGCAGCTTTTAGCGGGTCGGGGTAGACCGTTCCACGTGCATTACGCAAGGTAGCAACGTGATCGATATTGATACCAAGTTCAAGGATGTTGGGGTTGCTCATATTTATAGATTACTAGATTTTCTTGAGATCAATCAAAATCTGACGGGTAGTGAGCACTTGATCTTGCAGGTGTAAACCCAACAAGAAGCGCATCAACTGCTTACTCTCAGAAAGTGTCTCTTGATCTGAAAAGTCTCCCGCTGCGATAGCTAGCAAGGATTTGCCGCTCAAGACTGGCCAATGCCCTGGATCGTCTCCTTGCGCAGGCCTGACGCCACGTTCTGGCTGATAAACGTACTGCTCATTTGATATGGGGGCGCTATTGGTTTCAACACAGCGGTCTAGTGCTGCTGCATAGCCGGTCTCTTGCAAGAGCGTTAACTCAAAGGGGCGTAGGATTTCTTCTAGGCCCTTGGATTGAAATTCAAGATTCGATAAAGCGGAGATCGTATCGGTGTAATGGTCGTAGAGTCTTTCATAGTCGTCTTCACGAGCCAGAAATTTGACTAGCAACTCATTGAGATAGAAGCCGCAGAGCAAGGCATCGCCTACCAAAGAGGGTGTACCGCCAACCCACTCTGATTTCGTTAAAGTACGCAGCTCGGACTTGCCACTCCAGGAAACCAATAGCGGTTGAAAACGCTGCAAGACTGGACGCAATACCGAATGGGGACGCTTAGCGCCTTTAGCAATTAGCGCCATGCGGCCATATTGTCGTGTAAACACATCCAGAATTAAGCTAGTTTCCTTATAAGGAATGCTGTGCAATACAAAAGCAGGTTCGTCAGCAACACGAATGGAGGCCATAGCTACTTACTCTAGTCCCTGAGCCCGTAATTCAGCACGATCATCTGCCCAGCCACGCTTGACCTTAACCCAAGTCTCTAAAAATACTTTGCCGTCAAAGAGCTTTTCCATATCAATGCGTGCGTCGGTAGAGATCTTCTTGAGTCGCTCACCCTTAGCACCAATAATCATCGCCTTATGGCTATCGCGATCAACCAAAATGGTTGCTGCAATACGGCGCATCTTGCCATCCATCTTGAACTGATCAATCACTACTGTGCTGGTGTAAGGCAACTCCTCACCAGTGAAGCGGAAAACCTTCTCACGCAGGATCTCGGCGGCCAAGAAGCGCTCACTGCGATCGGTAATGGTATCGCCATCGTAGACTGCCGGCGCTTCAGGCAAATATCCCTCAAGTACGTCTAATAATCTTTCAATATCCCCTGGACTCTTGGCGCTCATTGGGACGATTTCAGCAAACTCACACTTCTGATCTTCATGTCCACCTAGTTCGCACCAAGCTTGGCTCATTTCTTTCATGAAATTAAGTAAGGCCTGATCACGCTCAGAGGGAGTCTGAAAGCGGCTATTAAATAGATCCAATTTATTTAAGACCAGGACAACAGGCAAGTCATGTGGGAGTAATTTCAAAACCTTCTTGTCATCCTCACCAAAGTAGCCAGCCTCGACTACAAAGCAAGCGACATTCACATCTTGCAGAGCCGTAGTTACCGTGCGGTTCAGGGCCTTATTTAAGGTATTGATTAAACGAGTCTGAAAGCCCGGTGTATCGATGAAGATGAATTGCGCTTCTTCGCGATTCTGAATACCTAAAATACGATGGCGTGTAGTTTGTGCTTTGCGTGAGGTAATACTGATCTTCTGCCCAACTAAAGCATTTAAGAGAGTTGATTTGCCCATATTGGGACGGCCAACGATGGCGATGGTGCCGCATCTAAACACGATTAGCCCTTCAGCTTAAGATTTAACTGCTCTTCGGTTGCCACTTTTTTTGCTGCTTTCTTTTTGGCCGACCGAGTCTTTTTGGGCTTACCCAGAGCCTGCGGCAGGGCCTTCAGTGCTGCGATGAGTGCTAGCTTTGCTGCCGCTTGCTCTGCTGCACGTCGTGAGGCGCCCTCACCTTTCACAGCAACCTTGAGGTTTGGTATTAGACATTCAACTTCAAACTGCTGATTGTGAGCTGCGCCAGTAGTACCTGTGACGTTATAGGTAGGCAGTGGTAACTGATAGCTTTGTAAACACTCTTGCAATAAAGTCTTATCGTCTTTACCTAAGGTTTTAGGGTCAACATTAGCCAAAATAATGGAATAGAGTTTACGCAAACAGGTCTTGGCAGCATCAAATCCACCATCTAAAAATATGGCTCCAGTCACAGCTTCAAGAGTGTCAGCCAAAATAGATGGGCGACGAAAACCACCGCTCTTGAGTTCGCCCTCACCTAAGCGCAGGTAGTCTGATAGCGATAGTGTTTGAGCAATCTCATAAAGAGCTTGTTGCTTAACTAAGTTAGCTCGTACGCGAGAAAGATCGCCTTCATCTAAATCGGAATAACGCTCATAGAGCATTTCAGCAACAACGCAATTCAGAATGGAATCACCCAAGAACTCTAGACGCTCATTATTTTTCTTGCTGTGGCTACGGTGCGTTAGAGCTTGATTAAGTAACTCTAGTTTTTTAAACGTGTAGCCTAGTTGCGCTTGCAGCGGTGCAGTTTCGATGGCGGCGCGGGCGTTCATAACTTTATTCGAAGCTGCCAATACGGCCAAGATTTCCGAGGTTCAACCAAACAAAGAATGCTCTACCAACAATATTCTTATCCGGCACAAATCCCCAGTAACGAGAATCAGCGCTGTTATCGCGGTTATCACCCATGGCAAAGTAATGCCCTGCAGGAACAGTACAGGTAAGTCCAGCATTGATGTATTGGCAGTTTTCAAATCCAGGAAAACGCTCTGCAGGAAACATACCGGCAGGACGATCAGGATCATTCAAAATCTCATGCTTGTTGCCACCCAAGTCTGCGGGGAAGGATTCTGCAAATCGCTTGGCGTAACGCATGTTTTCAGGATCTAGGTAAGACTCGCCGCCACTGTATTGCAATGGCTGACCATTTACTGTTAAACGCTTGTCTTGATAAGTGATGGTGTCACCTGGCAAAGCTACAACGCGCTTGATATAGTCAATAGATTCATCGCGGGGATAGCGAAATACCACAACATCACCACGCTTAGGAGAGCCTAGATCGACAACTTTCTGATTAATCACCGGCAGACGAATCCCATAAGTAAATTTATTCACCAGAATAAAGTCACCAATCTGTAGAGTTGGAATCATCGAGCCCGAAGGAATTTTGAAAGGCTCCACAATAAATGAACGCAATACAAACACTGCACAAATTACCGGAAAGAAGCCCGCCGTATATTCCAGCCACAATGGCATACGATCGATGCCGACCTTGCGTCTTTGCGGAGCAAAGTAATAGCGGTCAGCAATCCAAGCAACACCAGAGACCACTACCAAGATAAAGAGGATAAGAGCAAAGTTCATTAGTCATCTACCTGCAAAATGGCTAAGAAGGCTTCCTGTGGAATCTCTACGTTACCTACCTGCTTCATGCGTTTCTTACCTTCTTTTTGCTTCTCTAATAACTTACGCTTACGGGAAATATCACCACCGTAACATTTAGCCAATACATTCTTACGCAATGCCTTGACGTTTTCACGAGCAACGATGTTGCTACCAATAGCTGCCTGAATAGCCACATCAAACATTTGACGCGGAATAATGCCGCGCATCTTGGCAACTACTTCACGACCACGATGTTGGCTATTGCTGCGATGAACGATCACCGACAGGGCGTCAACTCGTTCGCTATTAATGAGGATGTCAACTTTAACTACATCGGCTGGACGATATTCCTTAAACTCGTAATCCATAGATGCATAGCCACGAGAGATGGATTTCATTTTGTCGAAGAAATCTAAAACAATCTCCGCCATCGGTAACTCATAGGTGAGCTTCACTTGACGACCAAGATAATTCATATCCATCTGAATACCGCGCTTACCAACGCACAGGGTAATAATCGCGCCCACGTACTCTTGGGGCATATACAAATTGACTGTCACGATCGGCTCAAGAATCGTATTGATCTTGCTAGCCTCGGGCATCTTTGATGGGTTATCTACTGACAAGATACTGCCGTCAGATTGCTCCACCTGATACACCACTGTTGGTGCGGTTGTGATGAGGTTCATACCGTACTGACGCTCTAAGCGCTCTTGTACGATCTCCATATGGAGTAGACCCAAGAAGCCACAACGGAATCCAAAACCAAGCGCTTGCGACACCTCAGGCTCATACAAGAGCGAGGCATCATTTAACTGCAGCTTCTCCAAAGACTCACGGAGTTGATCGTATTCACTCGACTCTACTGGGTACAATCCAGCAAAGACCTGAGGCTTGACCTCCTTAAAACCTGGAAGTGGTGCTGTTGCAGGAGTTCGGCCTTGCTGTCCTGGGGTATGCGTAACCGTATCACCCACCTTAGCAGCTTTTAATTCTTTAATGCCGGCAATCACGAAGCCCACTTGACCAGCAGACAACTCTGGGCGATCCACCGACTTTGGACTAAACACACCAACGTGCTCGACTAAATGACTTGAGCCATTAGACATCAGAGTAATTTTTTCTTTTGGCTTTAAGGTGCCATTCACAACACGCACCAACATCACCACACCAACATAGTTATCAAACCACGAATCGATAATCAATGCTTGTAATGGATCTGTTGCACTACCTTTTGGCGGAGGTACGCGTGCAATCATTTCTTCGATAACATCCTGCACACCTAACCCCGTTTTGGCTGAACAGGTCACTGCTTCAGATGCATCAATACCAATGACATCTTCAATTTCTTGTTTAGCGCGCTCAGGATCAGCCTGTGGCAAATCAATCTTATTGAGGACGGGCACCACTTCAACACCCAACTCTAGAGCCATGTAGCAGTTAGCGACTGTTTGGGCTTCAACACCTTGACTGGCATCAACCACTAGCAATGCACCTTCGCATGCTGATAAGGAGCGACTAACCTCATAGGAGAAGTCGACGTGCCCAGGTGTATCAATCAAATTGATGTTGTAGGTTTTGCCATCTTTGGATTTATAAGTTAGCGCTGCTGTTTGGGCCTTAATCGTGATGCCACGCTCACGCTCGATATCCATCGAATCCAGAACCTGGGCTTCCATTTCACGATCAGTAAGACCGCCACAGAGTTGAATAATGCGATCAGCAAGCGTTGATTTGCCGTGATCAATATGGGCGATGATAGAAAAATTGCGGATTAAGTCCATAGCGTCTTGTGTAGTCTTCAAAAAACGCCTTGTCAGAACGCACCACGATGATGCGCTGCAAAAAGTCATCTTAGGGTGATTGTAATGGGTGGCGCTAAATTAGCGCCAAACCCGCTTATTTCATCCAAAAAACAAGGTTTTGGCTTATTTTGGCCTTACCGGAATAATCAGAGTGCTATCAGCCCGACGAACAAAGACCGGAACCGACTTATTGGCGTCCAAACCCTTTACAAGACCCTCAAACTGCTTTACCCCAGTGATATCGGCATCGGCAATTCGGATGATGACATCCCCAGGTCGCACTCCTGAACGCGCTAGGGGGCCATCTCCTAAACCGGTAACTTCAACACCTCCGCGAATATTGAGCTCCTTTTTCTTACTATCTGAGAGCTCCGAAACTGCCACCCCAAGAGAATTGGCATTTCCACCAGATGAACCTGAGTTATCCGACTTCTTCACGACAGCTTGACCTGCTTCCGTATCCACTACAGAGACCATCAAGTCCTTAGTTGAGCCTTTACGCCAAACCTGTACGTTAGCACTGGTTCCTGGCTTGGTTTCCCCAACAGCTCTTGGCAAATCAGTCGATTTACCAATATCACGGCCATTAAAGCTCAGAATCACGTCCCCAGACTCAATGCCGCCCGCCGCCGCTGGGCCGCCTGGCTCAACATTACGAACGAAGGCGCCACGAGGTTTACCTAGACCCAAGCTCTCTGCAATCTCTTTAGTCATTTCACCTAAAGCGACGCCAATACGGCCACGAGTCATTTTTCCATTGGTACGCAACTGGTCTGCAACCCGCATCGCTTCATCGATTGGGATAGCAAAAGAGATGCCCATATATCCGCCAGAGCGACTAAAGATTTGCGAGTTAATGCCAATCACTTGTCCGGCAGTATTTAATAGCGGTCCACCCGAGTTCCCAGGATTCACAGCGACGTCAGTCTGAATGAAAGGTAAGTAATCCCCAGTGTCACGGCTCTTGGCAGACACGATGCCAGCAGTCACGGTGTTTTCTAGACCAAATGGGGAGCCAATTGCTAACACCCATTCTCCCACCCTCACTCTTGAAGAGTCGCCTAGTGGCAACTTAGGCAAATCACGTGCCTCGATTTTGACAACCGCCATATCGGTTCGCTTATCCATACCCAATAACTTGGCTTTGAACTCGCGTTTGTCTGTCAAGGTGACGTAGATGGTATTCGCGCCCTCGACAACGTGGGCATTCGTCAAAATCAAACCATTGGATTCAATAATGAAGCCAGAGCCTACGCCGCGATCAGCCTCTTGAGGCTTGCCGGGATTAGGTTGCGCTTGCTTAGGTCCGCCAGGCAATCCTGGCATAGGCACGCCAAAGAAGCGACGGAAGAACTCGGCCTGATCCTCAGGCATTCCCGGAATACCGCCCTGAGCTTGTTGCTGCATTACTTTTTCAGTGGTTCGGATGTTCACCACAGCAGGACTAGCTCGCTCAACCAAGTCAGCAAAGTCAGGAATGGAGACACGTGGACTCTGGGCAGAGGCCTGAGGGATAAGCGCGATTTGCCCCAAGCTAAACATAGCTAAGAACGCAATAAGATACTTTTTCATAGTGCTATAGACCTGCTTGGTAAAAACCAATAATTAAAGAAAAAAGAGGAAGGAAACTACCTAATAAGGATATTAGGTCAATTTGCCAAAAATCAAGGTACCGTTAGTACCCCCAAAGCCAAAGTTGTTTTTCACGGCATGGTCAATCTTCACATCGCGAGCAGTATTGGCGCAGTAGTCCAAATCACACTCTGGATCTTGATTGAAGATGTTGATTGTTGGCGGAGACTTCTGGTTGTGTAGCGCCAGAATAGTAAATACAGACTCCAAGCCACCAGCGCCACCTAAAAGGTGCCCGGTCATCGACTTAGTAGAGTTAATCAAAGCCTTCTTAGCGTGATCGCCAAGGGCAGCTTTAATCGCACCGGTTTCATTCTTATCACCTAAAGGCGTAGAAGTACCGTGTGCATTGATATATTGAATTTGATCTGGATTTAAACCGGCATCGCGCATGGCGTTGACCATACAACGACGTGGGCCATCCATATTTGGAGCAGTCATGTGATACGCATCACCACTCATACCGAAACCTAAGAGCTCGCAGTAAATTTTTGCACCACGCGATTTAGCATGCTCGTACTCTTCGAGCACGATAACGCCAGCGCCCTCACCTAGAACAAAACCATCACGGTCTTTGTCCCATGGGCGTGAAGCTGTTGCAGGATCATCGTTGCGAGTAGATAGTGCACGAGCTGAAGCGAAGCCGCCAACGCCCAATGCAGAGATAGTGGATTCAGCCCCACCAGCAACCATCACATCAGCATCGCCATACTGAATTAAGCGGGCCGCCAATCCAATGCTATGCAAACCAGTAGTGCAAGCTGTCACTGCAGCTACGTTTGGACCTTTAAGACCAAACAAGATACTGAGATGACCAGAAATCATATTAATGATTGAGCCTGGCACAAAGAATGGGGAGATACGACGAGGACCACGAGCTAACAATTCAGCGCCGGTCTCTTCAATCATCGGCAAACCGCCAATGCCTGAGCCAACCATGACGCCTACACGCTCCGCGTTCTCTTCAGTGATCTGTAAACCGCTGTCGCGAATCGCTTGCGTACCAGCTGCGATACCAAAATGGATAAAGGTATCCATATGGCGCGCCTCTTTGGCAGAAACATATTCTTCGACATTGAAATCTTTCACCTCACCAGCAAAGTGCACGCTGAGCGGAGTGTGGTCAAACTTGGTGATGGTAGCAATGCCTGATTTGCCCGCGAGCAAATTAGACCAAGCTACATCAACCGAGTTACCAACGGGTGAAATCAGGCCTAGGCCGGTAACAACAACCCGGCGGCGGCCATTTGATACTGACACAGTAATAGCTTTTAACTAAGCTAGGGAATTAACCCTGAGCTTTTGACTGAGCAAAATCGATAGCGAGCTGAACTGTAGTAATTTTCTCAGCTTCTTCATCCGGAATTTCAATCCCGAATTCATCTTCCAAAGCCATTACCAATTCAACAGTGTCAAGAGAGTCTGCGCCCAAGTCATTCACAAAAGAAGATTCATTCTTGATCTCTGCTTCTGCGACGCCCAATTGCTCAGCGACGATTTTCTTAACGCGTTGTTCGATGTTATCCATTAATTCCCCCAAGGGTTGTAAAAAAACGATGAAAAGAATTTTATCAGCTTGGCAGGCTAAATTAGTAAATCCGCCAAAAAATGATCAATTCCTGCTGTGTTATTAGGCTAAATAGAGCCCGCCATTGACATGCAAGGT
This genomic stretch from Polynucleobacter corsicus harbors:
- a CDS encoding DegQ family serine endoprotease; amino-acid sequence: MKKYLIAFLAMFSLGQIALIPQASAQSPRVSIPDFADLVERASPAVVNIRTTEKVMQQQAQGGIPGMPEDQAEFFRRFFGVPMPGLPGGPKQAQPNPGKPQEADRGVGSGFIIESNGLILTNAHVVEGANTIYVTLTDKREFKAKLLGMDKRTDMAVVKIEARDLPKLPLGDSSRVRVGEWVLAIGSPFGLENTVTAGIVSAKSRDTGDYLPFIQTDVAVNPGNSGGPLLNTAGQVIGINSQIFSRSGGYMGISFAIPIDEAMRVADQLRTNGKMTRGRIGVALGEMTKEIAESLGLGKPRGAFVRNVEPGGPAAAGGIESGDVILSFNGRDIGKSTDLPRAVGETKPGTSANVQVWRKGSTKDLMVSVVDTEAGQAVVKKSDNSGSSGGNANSLGVAVSELSDSKKKELNIRGGVEVTGLGDGPLARSGVRPGDVIIRIADADITGVKQFEGLVKGLDANKSVPVFVRRADSTLIIPVRPK
- the fabF gene encoding beta-ketoacyl-ACP synthase II, producing the protein MSVSNGRRRVVVTGLGLISPVGNSVDVAWSNLLAGKSGIATITKFDHTPLSVHFAGEVKDFNVEEYVSAKEARHMDTFIHFGIAAGTQAIRDSGLQITEENAERVGVMVGSGIGGLPMIEETGAELLARGPRRISPFFVPGSIINMISGHLSILFGLKGPNVAAVTACTTGLHSIGLAARLIQYGDADVMVAGGAESTISALGVGGFASARALSTRNDDPATASRPWDKDRDGFVLGEGAGVIVLEEYEHAKSRGAKIYCELLGFGMSGDAYHMTAPNMDGPRRCMVNAMRDAGLNPDQIQYINAHGTSTPLGDKNETGAIKAALGDHAKKALINSTKSMTGHLLGGAGGLESVFTILALHNQKSPPTINIFNQDPECDLDYCANTARDVKIDHAVKNNFGFGGTNGTLIFGKLT
- the acpP gene encoding acyl carrier protein, producing MDNIEQRVKKIVAEQLGVAEAEIKNESSFVNDLGADSLDTVELVMALEDEFGIEIPDEEAEKITTVQLAIDFAQSKAQG